GAAAGGTTTTGTTTTTCACTTTAATTTTTTTCCCAAGAGCATCAGAAAATCCAAAGAGATCTTCTTTCACTTTAGAGCCGATAATTACCACTGCTCCTGCTTGTTTGATATCTTCCTCGGAAAAAAATACCTCCTTCAGATGGTGCGATGCTCATAACTTCCATCCATAAGTTTGAGGTTCCAATAACATTCACCCGCTTCGTTTCATTTTCAAATGACAATGAAGAAGGCGCGATAACATTGGGAACCACTTGGTTTTTTCCCATGACATTTCCTGGATTTGAAATTGCCAAAACTTCGCGATCTTTGAGAGAATCGGTAAAAATCTGAGCAATATCAGAAGGTCCCTGAGGTTCTCGTCCTGGTTCCACGATAATTGTTCGTGACCCGATTCCACGAATTTGACCAAGAATAAGTTCCTGAGCGCCTTCTCCAATCGACATAATCATGATGATTGCCGTAACTCCAATGACAATTCCGAGAATGGTAAGCGCAGATCGTGCCTTATTTGTCCTGACTCCCCCGAATGCTGTTTTCAAAAGAAATCGTAATTTCATATTCTTGTTATCGCTGAAAAATTTCGGAAAAAAATACTATTTTGAATATCCTCTATGAGCGTCTTTGTAATACAGATTTTTTTGGTCACTGTGAATTCTTCCATCTAAAATATGAAGAGTTCTTCTCGCAAATTCAGCGGTTGTCGTCTCGTGAGTGATAAGTACAATGGTATGACCTTCCTTCTCGTTCAAATCCTGAAAGATTTTCATAATGGCTCCACCCGAAATGGAGTCAAGATTTCCAGTTGGTTCATCAGCAAATATCACTCGAGGATTATTGACAAGTGCGCGTGCAATAGCTACTCGTTGCCGTTCTCCTCCCGAAAGTTTGGAAGTTTCAAAATGAGTGCGATGTTCGAGTCCTACCGCCGCAACCGCATTCTTTATAAGAGCATCCCATTCTTTTTGAGGACGATCGGAATAGAGAAGTGGAAGGAGGACATTGTCGTATACAGTTGTGCGGGGAAGAAGATTAAAAGCCTGAAAAACAAATCCCATTTCTCGATTTCGAATAAGAGCGATCTCTTCTTCCGAGTAATCCTGAAACGATTTTTCGTTAAACATATATACTCCAGAGGTGTGGGCATCCAGAAAACCAAGAATATGGAGAAGTGTTGATTTTCCAGATCCAGAAGGTCCCATAATGGCGACGAATTCGCCCTCTTCTATCGAGAAGTTCATATCAAAAAGAACAGGAGTTTTGATCCCATCAGAATCGTATTCTTTCCCGAGATTTTGAACTTTAAGAAGTGACATGTTTTAGAGTTTCCTTTATTCAAGAGATGTTACCACCTTTTCTCCCTCCCTCAGCCCTTCGAGTATTTCTACAGAACCATCAGATCCCTTGAGTCCAACGACAACTTCACGTTCTTCGAGAATTTCCTGTGTGGGGGAAGATGAATTTGAAGGCGACGCTGGAACGAGGATTTGGAGAAATTTCGCCTTGTCTTTCGTAAAGACCGCTCGTTGGGGAACGACAAGAACATTTTCTCGTGAAGCGGTAACAACATCGATATTCGCCGTCATTCCAGATTTTATCCGCTCGTCAGGTTTTGAAAACTGAAGGCGGACTTTATATGTCGAAACTCCTTCAATAACAGTTTCCGCTGGATCAATGGCAATAATTGTTGCAGAGAATTCTACATCGCTTCCGTATGCATCAAGAGTTACTTTAGCTTCCTGTCCGAGCGAAATTTTGGCGATATCAACTTCTGGGAGATTGCATTCAATTTCAAAATTTCCATGAGAAATAACGGTGATAAGAGGAATATTCGCCCCGACAATTTCACCGATTTTGGCATCTTGTTTTGTCACAATTCCATCTATAGGAGACTTTAAAATTGCTTTTGCAATTTGCGCCTGAACATTTTGCACATCAGCTTTAGATGCTTTTACTTGTGCCTCTTGAAGGTTTAAATTCGCCTCCGCTTGCTCTACCTGAGCCTTTTGAGCTGCTAAATTTGCTTCTGCTTGATGGACTTTCGCCTCTTCTGCAGTGATTCGTTCTTCTATGGTTTTTGCTCGAGAGAGTTCCAGTTCGGATTCTGCACTTGAAAGCGTGCTTTCCGCTATGTTGAGTTTATTTTGAGCGGTATCAATCGAATTTTTATTCAGTACTGTCTGATCTTCGATGCTTTCCATTTTCGCCGTTACTTCCTCAATGGCGGTTTCAATTTCCGACTGTGAACTCGTTACAGAAGTTTTGAATGTGGTGAGCTGAGTGTCAGAAATGGTTGTACTCCCTTCTTCCAGTTTTAAAGTGCTGTTTACCACCTTGAGGAGAGATTCAAGAAATGAGCGAATCACGAGCAGTTCTTTCTTCGCGGAAGAAAGAGATTCGAGAATATTCACGGAAGTTCTCACACTTGGAAGGGCGTCAATAATTCTCTGAAGAGATTCGGACGCGGAAAGAGCGCCCTCGCATTGACTCTCAATGTTCCCAGGATTTACACTGGTAATTTGAAGTTTGCACGCGGTTTTGAGAGAATTTCGGATGGGGTTAATAATATCCTGAAGCCGCTGGCTAAAAATTTTATCAGTAGTAGTTTTGAGGGAAGAAAAAATATCGACACTTTCATTGAGGAGTGATTCCATATCTCTTTCCGCTTTTTTTTTTGTGTTTTGAAACTCAGTTTGAGCATCAAAAATAGCAACTTTCGCATTTTCTACTTTTATTTCCACGACTCGGGTCTCTTCTGGTCTTACGCCTTTTTGAAGTTCTTGAAGGAGTGATTGCTCAGCTTCAAGAGCTGCCTCAGTCTGAGCAAGGCGGGCATTTTCACTTTGAATCACCGCCTTTTGGGTTTCCAATTTTGCTTCCTCTCTCTCCACAGCCGCTTTTTTTTGCTCGAGCTCAGCAGTGTATTCTGAATACTGAAGGCGAAGAAGTTCTTTTCCCTGAGAAACCGTATCGCCGATTTTAGCCGAAACTCGGTCTATTTTCCCACCTCTTTCAAACGCAAGATCTACTTGAGTAATAGCCTGCACCTTGCCGGTTACACTCACTTCTTGAAGCAAGTTTTTTCGTTCAGCAGCAATGAATTTATATGATGGCTGGACTTCCGTCGAAAACAAAAAATACCAGCCGGCCAAGAGGATGCCCAGAATTATAATCGGAATTCCAATTTTTCGAGATGTTTTCATAAGAAGAGTTTTAGAAATTTCCTCGAGAAAAGTGTATTAAATTTCATGGAGACAGAAACAAGTTTTTAGTGGGAGGATAAGGATAACGCAGATTTTTATTTCAGTCAAAAAAATAAATTTTTACTGGAAATATTTTCGTAAAAACTGTCCGGTATATGATTTTTCTGATTTCGCCACTTCTTCAGGAGATCCAGTGGCCACCACATATCCACCGTTTTCTCCGCCATCCGGTCCGAGATCGATCACGTAATCACAACTCTTCACCACATCCAAATTATGTTCGATGACGAGTACAGTATTGCCCTTGTTTACGAGAGCATTCAGAACATCGAGGAGTTTTTGCACATCCTCAAAATGAAGCCCCGTTGTCGGTTCGTCGAGAATGAAAA
This Candidatus Peregrinibacteria bacterium DNA region includes the following protein-coding sequences:
- a CDS encoding ABC transporter permease; the protein is MKTAFGGVRTNKARSALTILGIVIGVTAIIMIMSIGEGAQELILGQIRGIGSRTIIVEPGREPQGPSDIAQIFTDSLKDREVLAISNPGNVMGKNQVVPNVIAPSSLSFENETKRVNVIGTSNLWMEVMSIAPSEGGIFFRGRYQTSRSSGNYRL
- a CDS encoding ABC transporter ATP-binding protein — translated: MSLLKVQNLGKEYDSDGIKTPVLFDMNFSIEEGEFVAIMGPSGSGKSTLLHILGFLDAHTSGVYMFNEKSFQDYSEEEIALIRNREMGFVFQAFNLLPRTTVYDNVLLPLLYSDRPQKEWDALIKNAVAAVGLEHRTHFETSKLSGGERQRVAIARALVNNPRVIFADEPTGNLDSISGGAIMKIFQDLNEKEGHTIVLITHETTTAEFARRTLHILDGRIHSDQKNLYYKDAHRGYSK
- a CDS encoding efflux RND transporter periplasmic adaptor subunit, producing MKTSRKIGIPIIILGILLAGWYFLFSTEVQPSYKFIAAERKNLLQEVSVTGKVQAITQVDLAFERGGKIDRVSAKIGDTVSQGKELLRLQYSEYTAELEQKKAAVEREEAKLETQKAVIQSENARLAQTEAALEAEQSLLQELQKGVRPEETRVVEIKVENAKVAIFDAQTEFQNTKKKAERDMESLLNESVDIFSSLKTTTDKIFSQRLQDIINPIRNSLKTACKLQITSVNPGNIESQCEGALSASESLQRIIDALPSVRTSVNILESLSSAKKELLVIRSFLESLLKVVNSTLKLEEGSTTISDTQLTTFKTSVTSSQSEIETAIEEVTAKMESIEDQTVLNKNSIDTAQNKLNIAESTLSSAESELELSRAKTIEERITAEEAKVHQAEANLAAQKAQVEQAEANLNLQEAQVKASKADVQNVQAQIAKAILKSPIDGIVTKQDAKIGEIVGANIPLITVISHGNFEIECNLPEVDIAKISLGQEAKVTLDAYGSDVEFSATIIAIDPAETVIEGVSTYKVRLQFSKPDERIKSGMTANIDVVTASRENVLVVPQRAVFTKDKAKFLQILVPASPSNSSSPTQEILEEREVVVGLKGSDGSVEILEGLREGEKVVTSLE